One part of the Symphalangus syndactylus isolate Jambi chromosome 1, NHGRI_mSymSyn1-v2.1_pri, whole genome shotgun sequence genome encodes these proteins:
- the CCR9 gene encoding C-C chemokine receptor type 9, with product MTPTDFTSPIPNMADDYGSESTSSMEDYVNFNFTDFYCEKNNVRQFASHFLPPLYWLVFIVGALGNSLVILVYWYCTRVKTMTDMFLLNLAIADLLFLVTLPFWAIAAADQWKFQTFMCKVVNSMYKMNFYSCVLLIMCISVDRYIAIAQAMRAHTWREKRLLYSKMVCFTIWVLAAALCIPEILYSQIKEESGIAICTMVYPSDESTKLKSAVLTLKVILGFFLPFVVMVCCYTIIIHTLIQAKKSSKHKALKVTITVLTVFVLSQFPYNCILLVQTIDAYAMFISNCAVSTNIDICFQVTQTIAFFHSCLNPVLYVFVGERFRRDLVKTLKNLGCISQAQWVSFTRREGSLKLSSMLLETTSGALSL from the exons ATGACACCCACAGACTTCACA AGCCCTATTCCTAACATGGCTGATGACTATGGCTCTGAATCCACATCTTCCATGGAAGACTACGTTAACTTCAACTTCACTGACTTCTACTGTGAGAAAAACAATGTCAGGCAGTTTGCGAGCCATTTTCTCCCACCCTTGTACTGGCTCGTGTTCATCGTGGGTGCCTTGGGCAACAGTCTGGTCATCCTTGTCTACTGGTACTGCACAAGAGTGAAGACCATGACCGACATGTTCCTTTTGAATTTGGCAATTGCTGACCTCCTCTTTCTTGTCACTCTTCCCTTCTGGGCCATTGCCGCTGCTGACCAGTGGAAGTTCCAGACCTTCATGTGCAAAGTGGTCAACAGCATGTACAAGATGAACTTCTACAGCTGTGTGTTGCTGATCATGTGCATCAGCGTGGACAGGTACATCGCCATTGCCCAGGCCATGAGAGCACATACTTGGAGGGAGAAaaggcttctgtacagcaaaatggTTTGCTTTACCATCTGGGTATTGGCAGCTGCGCTCTGCATCCCAGAAATCTTATACAGCCAAATCAAGGAGGAATCCGGCATTGCTATCTGCACCATGGTTTACCCTAGCGATGAGAGCACCAAACTGAAGTCAGCTGTCTTGACCCTGAAGGTCATTCTGGGGTTCTTCCTTCCCTTCGTGGTCATGGTTTGCTGCTACACCATCATCATTCATACCCTGATACAAGCCAAGAAGTCGTCCAAGCACAAGGCCCTAAAAGTGACCATCACTGTCCTGACCGTCTTTGTCTTGTCTCAGTTTCCCTACAACTGCATTTTGTTAGTGCAGACCATTGACGCCTATGCCATGTTCATCTCCAACTGTGCCGTTTCCACTAACATTGACATCTGCTTCCAGGTCACCCAGACCATTGCCTTCTTCCACAGTTGCCTGAACCCTGTTCTCTATGTTTTTGTGGGTGAGAGATTCCGCCGGGATCTTGTGAAAACCCTGAAGAACTTGGGTTGCATCAGCCAGGCCCAGTGGGTTTCATTTACAAGGAGAGAGGGAAGCTTGAAGCTGTCATCTATGTTGCTGGAGACAACCTCAGGAGCACTCTCCCTCTGA